The following coding sequences are from one Pelecanus crispus isolate bPelCri1 chromosome 15, bPelCri1.pri, whole genome shotgun sequence window:
- the FBXO42 gene encoding F-box only protein 42: MASSSDSEDDGFMAVDPEDAVVEGTMEQDDEPHAELEVEETRHNRSMLELPEEVLEYILSFLSPYQEHKTAALVCKQWYRLIKGVAHQCYHGFIKAVQEGNIQWESRTYPYPGTPITQRFSHSACYYDANQSMYVFGGCTQSSCNAAFNDLWRLDLNSKEWIRPLASGSYPSPKAGATLVVYKDLLVLFGGWTRPSPYPLHQPERFFDEIHTYSPSKNWWNCIVTTHGPPPMAGHSSCVIEDKMIVFGGSLGSRQMSNDVWVLDLEQWAWSKPNISGPSPHPRGGQSQIVIDNETILILGGCGGPNALFKDAWLLHMHANPWTWQPLKVENEDHGAPELWCHPACRVGQCVVVFSQAPSGRAPLSPSLNSRPSPISATPPALVPETREYRSQSPVRNTDEAPCVNGRWGTLRPRAQRQTPSGSREGSLSPARGDSSPVLNGGSLSPGAAAAGGASLDSPVQVVSPSTPSAAEGYDLKVGLALAPRRGSLPEQKDLRLGSVDLSWEQKPASIICQMDGVEGRTVGASVRNPPEQTNGIHTPPHVASSLPGAVSPGALRRSLEAVKALSSKGSSASAALSPPLASSPGSPGAETGSAARPGSTQGDGHSLPPIARRLGHHPPQSLNVGKPLYQSMNCKPMQMYVLDIKDTKEKGRVKWKVFNSSSVVGPPETSLHTVVQGRGELIIFGGLMDKKQNVKYYPKTNALYFVRAKR, translated from the exons ATGGCCAGTTCCTCGGACAGTGAAGATGATGGTTTCATGGCCGTGGATCCAGAAGACGCTGTGGTCGAAGGGACAATGGAGCAAGATGATGAGCCGCACGCTGAGCTGGAGGTCGAGGAGACCAGACATAACAGATCAATGTTGGAGCTCCCAGAAGAGGTTTTGGAATAtatcctctccttcctttcgCCCTATCAGGAGCACAAGACTGCTGCCCTTGTCTGCAAACAGTGGTATCGACTAATCAAAG GTGTGGCCCATCAGTGTTATCACGGCTTTATCAAAGCCGTGCAAGAAGGAAATATTCAGTGGGAGAGTCGCACTTACCCCTACCCTGGCACCCCCATCACGCAACGCTTCTCGCACA gtgcATGTTACTACGATGCTAACCAGTCGATGTACGTGTTCGGTGGCTGCACGCAGAGCAGTTGTAACGCCGCCTTCAACGATCTCTGGAGACTTGACCTGAACAGCAAGGAGTGGATCCGGCCCCTGGCATCAG GTTCGTACCCCTCACCCAAGGCTGGGGCCACGCTGGTGGTCTACAAGGACTTGCTTGTGCTTTTCGGTGGGTGGACGCGGCCGAGCCCTTACCCTCTGCACCAGCCAGAGAGGTTCTTCGATGAAATCCATACGTACTCGCCCTCCAAAAACTG gtGGAACTGCATCGTGACCACCCACGGCCCCCCTCCCATGGCAGGACACTCCTCCTGTGTCATCGAAGACAAAATGATCGTCTTCGGGGGTTCGCTAGGATCTCGGCAAAT GAGCAACGATGTCTGGGTGCTGGATCTCGAGCAGTGGGCTTGGTCCAAGCCCAACATCTCTGGGCCCAGCCCTCACCCCCGAGGTGGCCAGTCTCAG ATCGTGATAGACAACGAAACCATTTTAATCCTCGGTGGCTGTGGTGGTCCCAATGCA CTGTTTAAAGACGCCTGGTTGCTGCACATGCACGCGAACCCCTGGACGTGGCAGCCGCTCAAGGTGGAGAACGAAGACCACGGAGCCCCGGAGCTGTGGTGCCATCCTGCGTGCAGG GTGGGACAGTGTGTTGTGGTCTTTAGCCAAGCTCCCAGCGGGAGAGCCCCGCTGAGTCCCAGCCTGAACTCTCGCCCCTCTCCCATCAGCGCCACGCCGCCCGCCCTGGTCCCCGAAACGCGGGAATACCGCTCTCAGTCTCCCGTCAGGAACACGGACGAGGCTCCCTGCGTCAATGGCCGCTGGGGCACCTTGCGACCCAgagcgcagaggcaaacccccTCGGGATCCCGGGAAGGCAGCCTCTCCCCGGCCAGAGGGGACAGTTCCCCTGTACTCAACGGTGGGAGTTTATCGCCCGGAGCCGCAGCGGCCGGCGGTGCCTCCTTGGACAGCCCCGTGCAGGTCGTATCGCCCAGCACGCCTTCCGCAGCCGAAGGATACGACCTAAAAGTGGGGCTCGCCCTGGCGCCGCGACGGGGATCGCTGCCGGAGCAGAAAGACCTGCGTTTGGGATCCGTCGACTTGAGCTGGGAACAGAAACCGGCTTCCATCATCTGCCAGATGGACGGCGTGGAGGGCAGGACAGTCGGTGCGAGTGTGAGGAACCCCCCCGAGCAGACCAACGGCATCCACACGCCGCCCCACGTCGCCAGCTCCCTCCCGGGAGCCGTCTCCCCCGGCGCGCTCCGCAGGAGCTTGGAGGCCGTCAAAGCCCTCTCTTCCAAAGGCTCCTCGGCTTCTGCGGCCTTGAGCCCTCCCCTGGCTTCTTCCCCGGGGTCCCCGGGTGCCGAGACAGGCTCGGCGGCGCGTCCGGGCTCTACCCAAGGCGACGGCCATTCCTTACCTCCCATCGCCCGCCGCCTGGGCCACCACCCTCCCCAATCCCTCAACGTGGGGAAGCCTTTATACCAGAGCATGAACTGCAAACCCATGCAGATGTACGTGCTGGACATTAAAGACACCAAGGAAAAAGGACGAGTCAAATGGAAAGTGTTCAACAGCAGTTCGGTGGTGGGACCGCCCGAAACCAGTTTACATACGGTGGTGCAAGGCAGAGGGGAGTTAATCATATTCGGTGGCCTCATGGACAAGAAACAAAACGTCAAATACTATCCCAAAACAAATGCCTTGTACTTTGTGCGAGCAAAAAGATAA